The genomic segment CGATGCGTATATCTGCAAGTCAAGCCAAAACGGAGCGGCGACGGTTAAAAAAGGTTCAAGAGCGTTATCGATTAAAAACACTCTGACGCTCGACCCCATCCGCACATATCGCCCTGCGCCGGCCGCATCGGTTATTCCGAAAAAGAGTTCCGAAAGAACGGTCTTATCTTTCCGTACCAAAACGATACGCGAAGCGTGTCCGTCATCGATCAGGTAATCGGGATAATCCTGCGGGCGTGCCGATATTGGGAGAAAAGAGCGGCCGGCGCCGAGCAGCGAAAAAAAGCGGTCGATAATCTCCTGCCTAACCGGATAGCTGCCGTTTGCAGTGTGCAGATAAAAGCGGGCGTCGTCTTTAGTCAGCGTCATTTCGCCCATCTCTACCGGTTCCGCCTTGATCGGGATGGAAAACCGGATTTCTTCCACTCCGCGGATATCTTGCTCCCGCATTAAGCTGCTCGAAAAAACGCCCGTGCGGGAAGGCCGGTGCAAAAAACTGAGCGCATAGCAGCACAGCAGCACACAGAGACTAATAAACAGAAGCTTTGTTTCTTTCTTCATGGGCGTTTTCTCCGCCGGATAATGTACAGTGCGACGCCTGCGGCGATAATCAGCAGGGGAACCAATACGAGGTTCACGATACGGGAGACGGTGATAATCCGGTTAAACGCCGCATCGCTTTCAAAGTAGCGGAAGGGCAAAACGGCGGGCTGTTTATTTTTCAGCTGCAAAAGTGCATCCTGCCGCGCAAGCCAATATACGGTATTTACCATAAAGTCCAAATTCGCATCGGAATTGGTATATTCTACGGCGGAACTCACGCAGTATTCATCCGCAACAACCAAGAGCCGCGCATTGTCCGCGCTGCCGATACCGCTCACCGCATTGACGCCGCGCTCGCTGAAAGCCGCAAGCGGATAGGCCTCGTGGTCTCCATTCGCGGCTTCGGCAAGCTGCGCTCCGCGAGGGTCTGTGTCGTACGGCGGATTTTGCAGCGCCGACCGGCTGCTAGAGGCAAGAAGCGGGATCGGCGTTTTTCCTCGCGCTGCGGTACAAACCAGCTCCGACGGCCAGAAAAACTGCACGGCCTTTCCTGCCGCTAGCAGCGGCGGAATTAAATCCGTCTCCTGCCTAAACACCTGTAGCCAAAAGGGATAGTTAATATGCTCGTAGGTACCGCCGCCGGACGTCGGTAATGTCATACGGAAATTGACGGGATCCATAACAAGGTTTGGCTGTACGGCGAATCCGGAGCGGGCAAGCAGTTCGATAAGTCCGTCGTTTTGTTTCGGGGTTGCTTGCCAACTGCCGCCGGTATCCACAGTATTGGCAGACACAAAAAAGGCGGCGGAACCGTGCCTGTTCACAAAGGTGTCAACCGCTGTCAGCATATCGGCATCAAAGTAAGAAGAGCCGATTACAAGCAGCGGAATTTCGGGATGCAGCTCGGGGTAGGGCTTGGTCAGCATAATCGGTATAAATCCCGCATACTCCAGCCACGGCAGTACATACTGATATTCGCCCTCTGCACCTCCGTCGGGAAGCGCAACATAGACGGAACGGTCGGCGCTCCGCCCCTGCGCATCCTGATTCATCTCGGTAATAAAGCGTGCAATATCGGCTTCAAGGGTGTAAATATCGGAAAGGAACGGAACCACCCTGCTTTCTCCGCGGTATTCGCAGAGCAAACCGGAATAGAGGTTTTGCAGTATCTGCGTATTATTGCTGTTTCGCTCAATTTGCCGGGCGATAATGCCGAGCTGCTGTAGTTGCTGCGGAGAAAGCTCCTCGGTATCTCTATAGAGCACAAGGCAGCGTCCGTCCGAAGCGCGTTCATATTCTGCGAGGATGTCTTCGACATATTGCAGCGACGGTAAGTACCCTTCGATATTATAAGAGCGGAACCATGTAACCGTTACCGTTCCTTCAAGGCTGTTCAGTATCGACCGGGTATAGAAGGAAAGCGAGTAGGTGTGCTGTTTTGTCATATCAAGGTGCACATAGATCCGCTGCGAGAGGAGCGCTGCCGTCAACACAATGGCGGCCAGCAGGACTGCTTGAATACGATATTCTTTTACGTTGCGCATCGGGGGAATATTCATCGGATTTCCTCCTGCACATACAGCAACAAGACTGAAAGCCCCTGCGCTGCGGCAATGAGCAATATATAGAAAAGAAAATCGCGGGTGTCGAATATCCCGCGCGCAGCCGATTCAAAATGAAGGGTAAAAGAACAATAGCGCAGTATTTTCACAATGAACGATGGGAGCGGAAGTACCTGAGCAAGCACGTGGCTTGCGGTAAAAAAGATACCGGTAAAAAAGCCGAGTAAAAAACCGACGGCAGTATGCGCAGAGATATTGGAAAGTGCGAGCGACCATGCGGTAAAAGCTGCGCCGAAAAAGAGGACGGCGCAATACGAAAGGAAAAACGGAAAGAAATCAAAATAGACAAGCGGGATTACCGAAAGAGGAATCACCATTGTGAGCGTGGCGGCTCCCGCAAAACAGACGAGCAAGGCTGCGTATTTTGCCGCTGCAAGCAGGCGCTTATCGACCGGATAAGCGGCGAGGAGACGGTCGGTACCGTGTTTTTTTTCGTCGGCCCAGCTGTTCATCGCAAGCAGGGGAATGACGATGCAGAACAAAAACGGCAAGTTTAAAAAAAAGGAGCGGAAGTCCGACAAGCCCGCTGAAAACCAGTACCCCGAACCCACAAAGGGAAGCGCCGCTCCGAGATAGAGCACAAGCGCAGCCGCATACAATGCAGGGTTGTAGATGAGCGCATTCAGTTCTTTTACAAAGAGCGCCTTAAACGCCGGGAAACGCTTCATCGCCGCCCCCGCTTGCCGCTGTTACCCGATTGTTCCGAAGCGTCAATTTCTCTAAACTCATGGGTAGTAACCCCTGCATAGTGT from the Treponema vincentii F0403 genome contains:
- a CDS encoding Gldg family protein; this encodes MNIPPMRNVKEYRIQAVLLAAIVLTAALLSQRIYVHLDMTKQHTYSLSFYTRSILNSLEGTVTVTWFRSYNIEGYLPSLQYVEDILAEYERASDGRCLVLYRDTEELSPQQLQQLGIIARQIERNSNNTQILQNLYSGLLCEYRGESRVVPFLSDIYTLEADIARFITEMNQDAQGRSADRSVYVALPDGGAEGEYQYVLPWLEYAGFIPIMLTKPYPELHPEIPLLVIGSSYFDADMLTAVDTFVNRHGSAAFFVSANTVDTGGSWQATPKQNDGLIELLARSGFAVQPNLVMDPVNFRMTLPTSGGGTYEHINYPFWLQVFRQETDLIPPLLAAGKAVQFFWPSELVCTAARGKTPIPLLASSSRSALQNPPYDTDPRGAQLAEAANGDHEAYPLAAFSERGVNAVSGIGSADNARLLVVADEYCVSSAVEYTNSDANLDFMVNTVYWLARQDALLQLKNKQPAVLPFRYFESDAAFNRIITVSRIVNLVLVPLLIIAAGVALYIIRRRKRP
- a CDS encoding DUF4340 domain-containing protein → MKKETKLLFISLCVLLCCYALSFLHRPSRTGVFSSSLMREQDIRGVEEIRFSIPIKAEPVEMGEMTLTKDDARFYLHTANGSYPVRQEIIDRFFSLLGAGRSFLPISARPQDYPDYLIDDGHASRIVLVRKDKTVLSELFFGITDAAGAGRYVRMGSSVRVFLIDNALEPFLTVAAPFWLDLQIYASLFRGTGIQGLEYGKHIVIRTESNGDAFRALENFLEKFSCIDIYNAPALQSPQTARVRLTFGDGTELRFSFTPLQSGDYVFFDNRSSNAYLISGYTCTQLIRYIDALTVERAG
- a CDS encoding ABC transporter permease, coding for MKRFPAFKALFVKELNALIYNPALYAAALVLYLGAALPFVGSGYWFSAGLSDFRSFFLNLPFLFCIVIPLLAMNSWADEKKHGTDRLLAAYPVDKRLLAAAKYAALLVCFAGAATLTMVIPLSVIPLVYFDFFPFFLSYCAVLFFGAAFTAWSLALSNISAHTAVGFLLGFFTGIFFTASHVLAQVLPLPSFIVKILRYCSFTLHFESAARGIFDTRDFLFYILLIAAAQGLSVLLLYVQEEIR